In the Flagellimonas sp. MMG031 genome, one interval contains:
- a CDS encoding rhodanese-related sulfurtransferase produces the protein MQLYNTLSAKEREALIEEAGKDRLTISFYKYARIGNPQILRNHLFLAWDQMEVLGRIYVAHEGINAQLSVPADNFNSFKDHLDSITFLENVRLNIAIEQDNKSFLKLKVKVRDKIVADGLNDDTFDVTNKGIHVGAEQFNQLIEDENTVLVDMRNHYESEIGHFKNAITPDVDTFRDSLDIIEKDLAAHKEDKNLVMYCTGGIRCEKASAYYKHKGFKNVFQLEGGIIEYTRQVREKQLENKFLGKNFVFDHRRGERISEDVIAHCHQCGKPCDTHVNCANEACHLLFIQCDECANEMNNCCSVDCMEVHALPYEEQKRLRKGKGASNKIFKKGRSPVLKYKK, from the coding sequence ATGCAACTGTACAACACATTAAGTGCAAAGGAAAGGGAAGCGCTTATTGAGGAAGCCGGGAAAGATCGGCTTACCATCTCTTTCTACAAATATGCACGCATAGGCAATCCACAGATTTTACGAAACCATCTTTTTTTGGCTTGGGACCAAATGGAAGTTCTCGGGCGCATTTATGTGGCCCACGAAGGAATCAATGCACAACTTTCGGTGCCAGCAGATAATTTCAATAGCTTCAAGGATCATTTGGACAGTATCACCTTTTTGGAAAATGTAAGGTTGAACATCGCCATTGAACAGGACAACAAGTCCTTTTTGAAATTAAAGGTTAAGGTACGCGATAAAATCGTGGCCGATGGATTGAACGATGACACCTTTGATGTCACCAATAAGGGCATACACGTAGGCGCCGAACAATTTAACCAGCTTATCGAAGATGAAAATACTGTTCTGGTAGATATGCGCAACCACTACGAAAGCGAGATAGGGCACTTTAAAAATGCCATTACCCCAGATGTGGATACCTTCCGCGATTCGTTGGACATCATCGAAAAGGATTTGGCCGCCCACAAAGAGGACAAGAACCTCGTGATGTACTGCACCGGAGGCATCCGTTGCGAGAAGGCCAGTGCCTACTACAAGCACAAAGGCTTCAAAAACGTTTTTCAACTGGAAGGTGGCATTATCGAATATACCCGACAAGTGCGCGAAAAGCAATTGGAAAACAAATTCTTGGGTAAAAACTTTGTTTTTGACCATAGGCGCGGTGAGCGCATCTCCGAAGATGTGATCGCACATTGCCATCAATGCGGAAAGCCTTGTGATACCCATGTCAACTGTGCAAACGAAGCATGCCATTTGTTGTTTATCCAATGTGATGAATGTGCCAATGAAATGAACAATTGTTGTTCGGTGGATTGTATGGAAGTACATGCACTGCCCTACGAAGAACAAAAACGTTTGCGTAAGGGCAAGGGAGCCAGCAACAAAATATTCAAAAAAGGACGCTCTCCCGTGTTGAAATACAAGAAGTAG
- the ricT gene encoding regulatory iron-sulfur-containing complex subunit RicT has protein sequence MACSSCSTGKDGQPRGCKNNGTCGTDGCNKLTVFDWLSNMSLPNGQKPFDCVEVRFKNSRKEFFRNTENLTLSIGDVVATQAKSGHDVGVVTLTGELVRIQMKRKKVSPDDKNLPKVYRKASQRDIDIWQKCRDREEEIKKRSREIAISLKLEMKLSDVEFQGDGSKATFYYTAEDRVDFRQLIKDMAKAFGIRIEMRQIGYRQEAQRLGGIGSCGRELCCSTWLTDFRSVSTASARYQQLALNPQKLAGQCGKLKCCLNYELDMYLEALKNFPPSDCKLKTQKGIAFCQKADIFKETLWFSYKDEPATWHTLSKDQVLEILELNKKNQKVASLEEYAADNVTEDKTTFENVVGQDSLTRFDRPNRKKRRKKKRRKPKSKASPNAK, from the coding sequence ATGGCGTGTAGCAGTTGTTCAACCGGCAAGGATGGACAACCGCGTGGGTGCAAGAACAATGGTACTTGCGGCACTGATGGTTGTAACAAGCTCACAGTCTTTGACTGGCTTTCCAATATGTCGTTGCCCAACGGTCAAAAACCCTTTGATTGCGTTGAGGTACGTTTTAAAAACAGCAGAAAAGAATTTTTCAGGAATACGGAGAATCTCACCTTGTCCATTGGTGATGTGGTAGCCACCCAGGCCAAATCCGGCCACGATGTAGGGGTAGTTACCCTTACCGGAGAGCTGGTTCGAATCCAGATGAAACGAAAAAAAGTTTCTCCGGACGATAAGAACCTTCCTAAAGTTTACCGAAAGGCCAGTCAACGGGACATTGATATTTGGCAAAAATGTCGGGACCGCGAAGAAGAAATCAAAAAGCGTTCGCGGGAGATTGCCATTTCCCTAAAACTTGAAATGAAACTGAGCGATGTGGAGTTTCAAGGGGATGGTTCCAAGGCCACCTTTTACTACACTGCCGAGGATCGTGTGGATTTTCGACAATTGATCAAGGATATGGCGAAAGCCTTCGGTATCCGAATTGAAATGCGCCAGATTGGATATAGGCAAGAAGCGCAACGTTTGGGAGGCATCGGGTCCTGCGGTCGGGAGCTTTGCTGCTCCACTTGGTTGACCGATTTTAGGTCGGTGAGCACGGCATCTGCCCGCTATCAACAATTGGCCCTCAACCCACAGAAATTAGCGGGCCAATGCGGTAAATTAAAGTGCTGCCTCAATTACGAGCTCGACATGTATCTGGAAGCGCTCAAGAACTTCCCGCCGTCCGATTGTAAGTTAAAAACACAGAAGGGAATCGCATTTTGCCAAAAAGCCGATATTTTTAAAGAAACACTTTGGTTCTCTTACAAGGATGAACCTGCTACTTGGCATACGCTTTCCAAAGATCAGGTACTGGAGATTTTGGAACTCAACAAAAAGAACCAAAAAGTGGCCAGTCTCGAAGAATATGCCGCGGACAATGTTACCGAGGATAAAACCACTTTCGAAAATGTGGTCGGGCAAGACAGCCTTACCCGATTTGATCGGCCAAACAGAAAAAAGCGTAGAAAGAAGAAGCGCAGAAAACCAAAATCTAAAGCATCTCCAAATGCGAAATAA
- a CDS encoding gliding motility lipoprotein GldH: protein MRNKLLLLLVLVLALSSCNELLVYSDYQPITDGKWQMDQGVDFQFSELDSTQTYNVFINIRNDDTFAFSNLFLITELEYPSGNTVKDTLEYRMAEPSGEWLGKGMGSIKENKLWYKEKIDFPDSGVYKVSISHAMRKNGDVEGLHILEGVTDVGLEIEKAPKL from the coding sequence ATGCGAAATAAATTGCTGTTACTACTGGTGTTGGTTCTTGCTCTATCCTCCTGCAACGAACTTTTGGTCTATTCGGATTATCAACCCATCACCGACGGTAAATGGCAGATGGATCAAGGAGTTGATTTTCAATTCTCTGAACTGGACTCCACCCAAACCTATAATGTGTTCATCAATATTAGAAATGATGACACTTTTGCCTTTAGCAACCTATTTTTGATTACCGAACTGGAATATCCCAGCGGAAATACCGTTAAAGATACATTGGAGTACCGCATGGCCGAGCCGAGCGGCGAATGGCTGGGAAAAGGAATGGGAAGTATCAAGGAAAACAAACTTTGGTACAAGGAAAAGATCGATTTTCCGGATTCTGGCGTATATAAGGTGAGCATTTCCCACGCCATGCGCAAAAACGGCGATGTGGAAGGCCTTCACATTTTGGAAGGCGTAACAGATGTTGGTTTGGAAATAGAAAAAGCACCCAAATTATAA
- a CDS encoding transglycosylase domain-containing protein, translated as MAKKRQKKQQQNFLPFIKWFWILFGSGVLAVVLIFLLASWGVFGEMPTFERLENPETNLATEFISSDGETLGKLYLDDNRTWVDYETLPQNIVDALVATEDARYYDHSGIDARGFARALVYLGTKGGASTISQQLARQLFVGVRSRNLFEAVTQKIKEWVIATRLERNYTKEEIIAMYLNIYDFGYNADGIRSAARIYFGKEPADLRIEESAVLVGMLKNSSLYNPIRREELVLNRRNTVLGQMAKYGYISEKEKDSLQSLEMKINFNPESHREGLATYFRMYMQRYLNQWVKENPKPDGEKYNIYLDGLKVYTTIDSRMQRNAEEAVQEHMKNLQAEFFHQNTPDRNLTAPFLDVSRGAIDTIMRNAMRRSARWRHLKREGLSEKDIEATFREKTEMTVFDWNSDSFEKDTIMTPMDSIRYYKTFLRTAMMSMEPQTGHVKAWVGGIDYKHFQYDNVIQGSRQAGSLFKPFVYAAAIDQLRYSPCYTLPDNQYCIEPGKHGNMAAWCPKNSDGKYSGEDMTLKSALANSVNTITAQLIDRVGPGSVASIAKSMGVTKEIPEVPSIALGTPDVSVYEMVGAFGTYANQGVYVKPVMVTRIEDKNGTVLFEYTPETKDVLSKDVAYAMVNLLEGVTEYGSGGRLRHTYGKNQTVYKEIITGYPYELTNPIAGKTGTTQNQSDGWFMGMVPNLVTGVWVGGEDRSIHFNRLLYGQGASMALPIWALYMKKNYDNEELNVSKEEFEAPEELSINIDCTKQQDEEEDLIDTEDDLEDLDF; from the coding sequence ATGGCAAAAAAGCGTCAAAAAAAACAGCAGCAAAACTTTCTTCCCTTTATTAAATGGTTTTGGATTTTGTTCGGATCAGGAGTATTGGCCGTGGTCCTTATCTTTTTATTGGCCTCATGGGGGGTGTTTGGCGAAATGCCAACCTTTGAGCGTTTGGAAAACCCGGAGACCAATCTCGCTACCGAGTTTATTTCTTCCGATGGCGAAACCTTGGGAAAACTCTATTTGGACGACAACCGTACATGGGTAGATTATGAGACCCTGCCCCAAAACATAGTGGATGCCCTGGTAGCCACCGAAGATGCCCGTTATTATGACCATTCCGGAATCGATGCCAGAGGATTTGCAAGAGCACTAGTGTATTTGGGAACCAAAGGAGGCGCCAGTACCATTTCCCAGCAGCTGGCCAGACAACTTTTCGTTGGGGTCAGATCACGAAACTTATTTGAGGCCGTTACCCAAAAAATCAAGGAATGGGTCATAGCCACCCGCTTGGAACGCAATTATACCAAAGAAGAGATCATAGCCATGTACCTCAATATTTATGATTTTGGTTACAATGCCGATGGTATCCGGTCCGCTGCAAGAATTTATTTTGGAAAGGAACCTGCAGATTTGAGAATTGAGGAGTCCGCGGTTTTGGTGGGTATGCTCAAAAACTCGTCCCTTTACAATCCCATCCGTAGAGAAGAACTTGTATTGAACCGCAGGAATACGGTATTGGGTCAAATGGCCAAATACGGTTATATCTCCGAAAAAGAAAAGGATTCCCTTCAAAGTTTGGAGATGAAAATCAATTTTAATCCAGAGTCGCATCGAGAAGGTCTTGCCACCTATTTCAGGATGTATATGCAGCGCTATTTGAACCAATGGGTCAAGGAAAACCCCAAACCGGATGGTGAGAAATACAATATTTACCTCGATGGGTTAAAGGTCTACACTACCATAGATTCCAGAATGCAACGCAATGCGGAAGAAGCGGTTCAGGAGCACATGAAAAACCTTCAGGCCGAGTTTTTCCACCAAAATACCCCCGACCGAAATCTCACCGCACCCTTCTTGGATGTGAGCAGGGGAGCCATCGACACGATCATGCGCAATGCCATGCGACGTTCCGCGAGATGGCGACACCTCAAACGCGAAGGACTGTCCGAAAAAGATATCGAAGCCACCTTCCGCGAAAAAACGGAAATGACCGTTTTTGATTGGAACAGCGATTCTTTTGAAAAGGACACCATCATGACCCCAATGGATTCCATCCGATACTATAAAACTTTTCTACGTACCGCCATGATGTCAATGGAACCACAAACAGGTCACGTAAAGGCATGGGTAGGAGGAATCGATTACAAGCACTTTCAGTACGACAACGTAATTCAAGGATCTAGACAAGCGGGTTCATTATTTAAGCCTTTTGTCTACGCAGCTGCCATAGATCAATTACGCTATTCGCCATGTTATACCCTCCCCGACAACCAATATTGCATTGAGCCCGGGAAACATGGGAATATGGCTGCATGGTGCCCGAAAAATTCGGACGGAAAGTACTCCGGTGAGGATATGACCCTTAAAAGTGCATTGGCCAATTCTGTCAATACCATTACAGCCCAGCTTATTGATCGGGTTGGACCTGGGTCGGTGGCGTCCATCGCAAAAAGTATGGGGGTTACCAAAGAAATTCCCGAAGTGCCTTCCATCGCATTGGGAACGCCCGATGTGAGCGTCTATGAAATGGTCGGCGCATTCGGAACCTATGCCAATCAAGGAGTTTATGTGAAGCCTGTCATGGTGACCCGTATTGAGGACAAAAACGGAACGGTACTTTTTGAGTACACACCAGAGACGAAGGATGTATTGAGCAAAGATGTCGCTTACGCCATGGTGAACCTATTGGAAGGAGTTACCGAATATGGTTCGGGCGGAAGATTACGGCACACCTACGGAAAAAATCAAACCGTATACAAAGAGATTATCACTGGATATCCGTACGAACTCACCAATCCCATTGCAGGTAAAACTGGAACCACACAAAACCAGAGTGATGGCTGGTTTATGGGCATGGTGCCGAATCTGGTCACAGGTGTTTGGGTCGGCGGAGAAGACAGATCTATACACTTTAACCGTCTTTTGTACGGACAAGGGGCATCTATGGCATTGCCTATTTGGGCACTCTATATGAAGAAGAACTACGACAACGAAGAACTGAATGTATCCAAGGAGGAGTTTGAAGCACCGGAAGAACTATCCATCAACATTGATTGCACAAAACAACAGGACGAAGAAGAAGATTTAATCGATACAGAAGACGATCTGGAAGACTTGGATTTTTAA
- a CDS encoding CoA transferase subunit A: protein MINKTVANVSEALKGVEDGMTFMLGGFGLCGIPENAIDELVRLGIKDITCISNNAGVDDFGLGLLLQKRQIKKMISSYVGENDEFERQMLSGELEVELTPQGTLAEKCRAAQAGFPAFYTPAGYGTEVAEGKETREFDGKMYVLEPAFKADFAFVKAWKGDEAGNLIFKGTARNFNPCMCGAATITVAEVEELLPAGSLDPNQIHIPGIFVQRIFQGKNYEKRIEQRTVRERK from the coding sequence ATGATCAATAAAACAGTTGCCAATGTTTCTGAGGCTTTGAAGGGGGTAGAAGATGGAATGACCTTCATGCTGGGGGGGTTTGGCCTATGTGGAATACCGGAAAATGCCATTGACGAATTGGTCCGTTTGGGCATCAAGGACATCACCTGCATCTCCAACAACGCAGGAGTGGATGATTTTGGCCTTGGACTCTTGTTGCAAAAGCGTCAGATCAAAAAAATGATATCATCCTATGTGGGCGAGAACGATGAGTTTGAACGACAAATGTTGAGCGGTGAACTGGAAGTGGAGCTGACCCCACAGGGGACCTTGGCCGAAAAATGTAGGGCCGCCCAAGCGGGTTTCCCTGCTTTTTACACTCCTGCAGGCTACGGTACCGAAGTGGCCGAGGGCAAAGAGACAAGGGAGTTCGATGGAAAAATGTATGTACTTGAACCTGCCTTCAAGGCGGATTTTGCCTTTGTGAAGGCTTGGAAGGGCGATGAGGCCGGAAACCTGATTTTTAAGGGAACAGCAAGGAACTTTAACCCGTGCATGTGTGGCGCAGCGACCATTACCGTGGCCGAGGTGGAAGAACTGCTGCCCGCTGGGAGCTTGGACCCCAACCAGATCCATATTCCCGGAATATTTGTGCAGCGCATCTTCCAAGGTAAAAACTATGAGAAACGCATTGAGCAGCGAACCGTCCGTGAAAGGAAATAG
- a CDS encoding CoA transferase subunit B yields MLDKNGIAKRIAKEVKDGYYVNLGIGIPTLVANFVRDDISVEFQSENGVLGMGPFPFEGEEDADIINAGKQTITTLPGASFFDSALSFGMIRGQHVHLTILGAMEVAENGDIANWKIPGKMVKGMGGAMDLVASAENIIVAMMHTNRAGESKLLKRCTLPLTGVGCVTKIVTNLAVLEVTPEGFKLLERAPGVSIEEIQAATEGKLVVEGEIPEMQI; encoded by the coding sequence ATGTTAGATAAAAACGGAATAGCAAAACGAATTGCAAAAGAGGTCAAGGACGGTTACTACGTCAACCTCGGTATCGGAATACCCACCTTGGTGGCCAATTTTGTCAGGGACGACATCAGTGTGGAGTTCCAAAGTGAGAATGGGGTATTGGGCATGGGTCCATTCCCGTTTGAAGGAGAGGAAGATGCCGATATTATCAATGCCGGAAAACAGACTATAACCACCTTGCCGGGAGCGTCCTTTTTTGACTCCGCCTTGAGTTTTGGCATGATTCGAGGGCAACATGTCCACCTCACCATTTTAGGGGCCATGGAAGTAGCGGAAAACGGTGATATCGCCAACTGGAAGATTCCCGGGAAGATGGTCAAGGGCATGGGAGGTGCCATGGACTTGGTAGCCTCGGCAGAAAACATTATCGTGGCCATGATGCATACCAATAGAGCGGGAGAATCCAAATTGTTGAAAAGGTGCACCTTGCCCTTGACAGGGGTCGGTTGCGTAACCAAAATAGTGACCAATCTGGCCGTGTTGGAGGTAACACCGGAGGGCTTTAAACTATTGGAGCGGGCACCGGGAGTTTCCATTGAAGAAATTCAAGCAGCTACCGAAGGTAAATTGGTCGTGGAGGGTGAAATTCCAGAAATGCAAATTTGA
- a CDS encoding GNAT family N-acetyltransferase, giving the protein MQLSLRKCTLTDLDDLLEMSKTTFAEAFEKDNNPEDFKAYLQEAFHPRKLAKELSNIYTHFYFVHNSSKRVAYMKLNVASAQTDVHHPRAMEIERIYVAREYQGKQVGAWMLNEIKSIAKKFHKEFIWLGVWEHNPKAIAFYKRHGFVKFGEHPYYIGKDKQTDWLLRLDLK; this is encoded by the coding sequence ATGCAACTATCGCTTCGCAAATGTACCTTGACCGATCTGGATGATCTGTTGGAAATGTCCAAAACCACTTTTGCTGAAGCATTTGAAAAAGACAATAATCCAGAGGACTTTAAGGCATATCTTCAAGAAGCCTTCCACCCCCGGAAACTTGCCAAGGAATTGTCCAATATCTACACCCATTTTTATTTTGTACACAACTCATCCAAACGGGTTGCCTACATGAAACTCAATGTAGCTTCCGCACAAACGGACGTGCATCATCCGCGAGCGATGGAAATAGAGCGTATTTACGTGGCCCGGGAATATCAGGGCAAGCAAGTTGGTGCCTGGATGTTAAATGAAATCAAGTCCATTGCAAAAAAGTTCCATAAGGAATTCATTTGGCTAGGGGTTTGGGAGCATAATCCAAAGGCCATAGCTTTTTACAAACGCCATGGGTTTGTCAAATTTGGTGAGCATCCCTATTACATCGGAAAGGACAAGCAGACCGATTGGCTCCTTCGACTAGACCTTAAGTAA
- a CDS encoding helix-turn-helix domain-containing protein: MYIIKQLRRKNNISQSQLGEEIGVSLRTIQLYERKDANIPIKNLTKIAEYFGLTIAELYMHEVNDMGEAYTRRQPFTKHGSVFYPLEHGKYLVMAPLVLVEWHQKYIKSLKTDKFTNPFQGGFIIDFLTEEPHRIFEVSGDSMNDSSAASIPNKSYVLGLEVKKESLARNKETFWNESYILVCVDRIICKRLTGYNKDKRALLCHNLNTSPEFQDFELPLDDVLQVFRIVKKQL, from the coding sequence ATGTATATAATTAAGCAATTAAGACGAAAAAATAATATTAGTCAATCGCAATTGGGTGAGGAAATTGGCGTGAGTTTACGTACGATTCAGCTCTACGAAAGAAAGGATGCCAACATTCCCATAAAAAATTTGACCAAGATCGCCGAATATTTTGGTCTTACCATCGCCGAGCTCTACATGCACGAGGTGAACGATATGGGAGAGGCCTATACCAGGCGACAACCGTTTACCAAACATGGCAGTGTATTCTACCCCTTGGAGCATGGAAAGTATTTGGTAATGGCTCCTTTGGTGCTGGTGGAGTGGCATCAAAAGTATATCAAATCATTAAAGACGGACAAATTCACCAACCCATTCCAAGGAGGGTTCATTATTGATTTCTTGACCGAGGAACCCCATCGTATTTTTGAAGTCTCCGGCGACTCCATGAACGACTCCAGCGCTGCATCCATTCCCAACAAGTCGTATGTCCTTGGATTGGAAGTAAAAAAAGAGTCCTTGGCTCGCAACAAGGAGACCTTTTGGAACGAATCTTACATACTTGTTTGTGTGGACCGGATTATCTGTAAGCGACTTACAGGGTATAACAAGGACAAAAGGGCCTTGCTTTGCCATAACCTAAACACTTCGCCGGAATTTCAGGATTTTGAGTTGCCGTTGGACGATGTGTTGCAGGTGTTCAGGATTGTGAAAAAGCAGCTTTGA
- a CDS encoding very short patch repair endonuclease codes for MTKEYPKERIKVPRFNEESGFYTTPQRSKIMGKIRGKNTKPELAFRKALWQSGYRYRIDYKKLIGKPDIALKKYKTVIFIDGEYWHGHNWEERREKIKTNREFWIPKIERNMQRDQEVNQALKEKGYTVFRFWETEVKKNLDDCLEEVLTHLNQVKAAFSQS; via the coding sequence ATGACCAAAGAGTATCCCAAAGAGCGTATCAAAGTACCCCGATTTAATGAGGAATCAGGTTTTTACACCACCCCTCAGCGCTCCAAGATCATGGGAAAGATCCGTGGTAAAAATACCAAGCCGGAACTCGCCTTTAGGAAAGCATTGTGGCAATCGGGCTATCGATACCGTATCGATTATAAAAAGCTTATCGGCAAGCCAGATATTGCCCTAAAAAAGTATAAAACGGTCATTTTTATTGATGGGGAATACTGGCACGGCCATAATTGGGAGGAGCGCAGGGAGAAAATCAAAACGAATCGGGAGTTCTGGATTCCAAAAATCGAACGGAACATGCAGCGTGACCAAGAGGTAAATCAAGCCTTAAAAGAAAAGGGCTACACGGTGTTTCGGTTTTGGGAAACGGAGGTAAAGAAAAACTTGGACGATTGCCTCGAAGAGGTACTTACCCACCTCAATCAAGTCAAAGCTGCTTTTTCACAATCCTGA
- a CDS encoding P-loop NTPase fold protein: protein MSDSLIVERPIGSAKEDLFNFKHYSRKVQEIIQRSTSNSEPLVIGIYGKWGDGKTSFLNLVENKIDVFEKLKGEKGIMKYHFNPWRYDNENEILFDFFEGLSQKLRINDNEDLQRAAKLIKGFGRYLKAIKLSATIGVPKAFSGKLTFDPSEIFKALGGDLEHKATLSIVDLKGFIDKALIKANYKIVIFIDDIDRLDKEEVYSLLKLIKLNANFKNIVYLITMDDEQICKVIKDRHGDDAEDGRLYLEKIVQVPIRLPKIEEEDLRAYFDKNLKNVVSNLGYLEAGTSKNAEIEEIRKEYNASYFRNPREIIRLFNSFFIDAFSIGEDVNLRDLFWLNYLKLKDPSCYELIKNYYQNPITGALENRITFNDAPASGDELNGFRKELNDNFRASMHIINMLFPLNRLKLMVKVKSEDELNSELRINHFYHFDKYFSYHIKGKISEGVVRKFINLVKDKNFDEADLIYSELFNKYNLSKIKYRILAMIANSKEFGIRNNLFLYLFGKMDMFPVTDRDVFGKNDRLEIIESIGRLLSDDIPEKVKELSLSLGEKLNFRELCYFTRQFRNQDFKKELELMIVDKVFDSDQHPFFKNPFQNENRMIMALLFEHRNKEYMEYLEMHMNSAESTGSYIRIFPTIWNNENISSLEERDFEYMSKISDIDFIYRKVEQYYPSLIQEEIRIEEFSRYDQTEVEDNVRQFIYYYRKKEK from the coding sequence ATGAGTGATTCATTAATTGTTGAAAGGCCAATTGGCAGCGCTAAAGAAGATTTATTCAACTTTAAGCATTATTCTAGGAAAGTTCAGGAAATAATTCAAAGATCAACATCAAATAGTGAACCACTAGTAATTGGTATTTATGGAAAGTGGGGGGATGGAAAAACTTCATTTTTAAACCTTGTAGAGAATAAGATTGATGTTTTTGAAAAGTTGAAGGGCGAAAAAGGTATAATGAAGTACCACTTCAATCCTTGGAGATATGACAATGAAAACGAAATTTTATTCGACTTTTTTGAAGGTCTTTCTCAAAAATTGAGGATAAATGATAATGAGGATTTACAGAGGGCGGCCAAGCTTATTAAAGGTTTTGGTAGATACTTGAAAGCAATTAAATTATCTGCGACCATTGGTGTTCCAAAAGCTTTTTCAGGGAAATTAACTTTTGACCCGTCGGAAATTTTTAAGGCTTTAGGTGGAGATTTGGAGCATAAGGCTACTTTGTCAATTGTAGATTTAAAAGGTTTTATTGATAAAGCATTAATTAAAGCAAATTATAAGATTGTAATTTTCATTGATGATATAGATAGGTTAGATAAGGAGGAGGTATATTCTTTGCTAAAGTTAATTAAGCTCAATGCTAATTTTAAAAACATAGTGTATTTGATAACAATGGATGATGAGCAAATATGCAAAGTTATCAAGGATAGACATGGAGATGATGCGGAAGACGGCAGGCTTTATCTCGAAAAAATAGTTCAAGTTCCAATAAGGCTTCCAAAAATTGAAGAAGAGGATTTGAGGGCCTATTTTGATAAGAACTTAAAAAATGTGGTATCAAATCTAGGATATTTAGAAGCAGGGACTTCAAAAAATGCGGAGATTGAAGAGATAAGAAAAGAGTATAATGCAAGCTATTTTAGAAATCCTAGAGAAATAATAAGGCTTTTTAATAGTTTTTTTATTGATGCATTTTCTATAGGCGAGGATGTGAATCTTAGGGATTTATTTTGGCTAAACTATTTAAAATTAAAAGATCCTAGCTGTTATGAGTTAATTAAAAATTATTATCAAAATCCAATAACAGGAGCACTAGAAAACAGAATTACATTTAATGATGCTCCCGCCTCCGGAGACGAGTTGAATGGATTTAGAAAAGAGTTAAATGATAATTTTAGGGCATCAATGCATATCATAAATATGCTATTTCCATTGAATAGACTGAAGCTTATGGTCAAAGTTAAATCTGAGGATGAACTGAACAGTGAATTAAGGATTAATCATTTCTATCATTTTGACAAGTATTTCTCTTATCATATTAAGGGTAAGATATCGGAAGGGGTAGTTCGTAAATTTATCAATTTAGTGAAAGACAAAAATTTTGATGAAGCGGATCTTATATATTCTGAACTATTTAACAAGTATAATTTATCGAAGATTAAATATAGAATCTTGGCTATGATTGCCAATAGTAAAGAGTTTGGGATAAGAAACAACCTTTTTCTATACTTATTTGGCAAAATGGATATGTTTCCAGTTACTGATCGTGATGTTTTTGGCAAAAACGACCGCTTAGAGATTATTGAATCAATTGGCAGGTTGCTAAGCGATGATATTCCTGAAAAAGTTAAAGAGTTATCCTTGTCCTTGGGGGAAAAATTGAACTTTCGTGAATTATGTTATTTTACTAGACAATTCAGAAACCAAGATTTTAAGAAAGAACTTGAGTTAATGATAGTTGATAAAGTGTTCGATTCAGACCAACATCCTTTTTTTAAAAATCCATTTCAAAATGAAAATAGAATGATAATGGCATTGTTGTTTGAACACAGGAATAAGGAGTATATGGAATATCTAGAGATGCACATGAATTCAGCAGAGAGCACTGGAAGTTATATCCGAATATTCCCCACGATATGGAATAATGAAAATATTTCCTCCTTAGAGGAAAGGGATTTTGAGTACATGAGCAAGATTTCTGATATCGACTTTATTTATAGGAAGGTTGAACAGTATTACCCTAGTTTAATTCAAGAAGAAATCCGAATAGAAGAATTTAGCAGATATGACCAAACGGAGGTTGAGGATAATGTTAGGCAATTTATTTACTACTACAGAAAGA